The segment TTGCAGCGTGTAGGCGCCGAAGCGCCGCGAACGAAGTGCGTCCTCTACGAGCACGATCCCTTCCGCAATTAGCCGCTGATCCCACCGCCTTCGATCCTGATCTTCCATCAAGATGATTTCGCCGTCGTCCGAAACCCGCGCCTCGCGCCGCGATTCGTGCAGCAGCATCAACGCGAGTAAACCTTTCACTTCCGGTTCCGGCAGCAACTGATGCAGCAGTCGGCCTAGCCGGATCGCTTCGGCCGTCAGGTTCGCTCGGATCGGCGCTTCTCCTTGCGACGCGCTGTACCCTTCGTTGAAGACCAGATAGATCGCGGAGAGTACGGCATCAAGCCGGGCGGGCAATTCGCTCAGTGACGGGACGACGAACGGAATGCCGGCTTCGCGAATCTTCGCTTTTCCGCGCACGATTCGCTGGGCCATCGAACCTTTGGTCGTCAAAAACGCCCGGGCGATCTCTTCGGTCGTCAGTCCGCACACTTCGCGCAAGGTAAGCGGTACGCGGATGCGGGGATCGATCTCCGGATGGCAGCAGGTAAAGATCAGCCGCAGCCGATCGTCTTCAATCTCGCCTTCCGCGCGGGAGGCGTTCTCGGTCGCAACTTCTGCCATTCGTGCGGCGATTTCTCCCTGAAGCTCCTTCAGTCGACCTTGCCGCCGGAGCGTATCGATCGCCTTGAACCGTCCGGTCGAAACGAGCCAGGCGGTTGGACTGGCCGGAACGCCATCGCGCTCCCAATCGACGACCGCCGCCGCAAACGCTTCATGCATCGCGTCGTCGGCGAGTTCAAAGTCTTTCAGAATTCGGACGAGCGACGCAAAGACCCTCCGCGAATCGGAGCGGTAGAGAGCGTCAAGCTGATCGCGGATCGAAGGCCGGGGAGGGGGATTCATGCCCTGTAGTATAAGCGGCCGCAGCGACCAAAGGATGATCCAGGAAAAACCTGGCCCAAACAAATACTAGCCCGAGGCGCGAGCCGAGGGAAAGCGGTTGGAATTATCGAGTAAGAACGCTTTCGCTTTCAAATCACAACCGAAAGGAGACTCTTCTGAGAAGTTCCGGCCGCACTCCCTCGGCTTGCGCCTCGGGCTAATATCGGGACCAAGAACGAGTGAAGC is part of the Blastopirellula sediminis genome and harbors:
- a CDS encoding RNA polymerase sigma factor — encoded protein: MNPPPRPSIRDQLDALYRSDSRRVFASLVRILKDFELADDAMHEAFAAAVVDWERDGVPASPTAWLVSTGRFKAIDTLRRQGRLKELQGEIAARMAEVATENASRAEGEIEDDRLRLIFTCCHPEIDPRIRVPLTLREVCGLTTEEIARAFLTTKGSMAQRIVRGKAKIREAGIPFVVPSLSELPARLDAVLSAIYLVFNEGYSASQGEAPIRANLTAEAIRLGRLLHQLLPEPEVKGLLALMLLHESRREARVSDDGEIILMEDQDRRRWDQRLIAEGIVLVEDALRSRRFGAYTLQGAISAIHAEAPTADQTDWNQIVVLYSALLQIEPSPVIELNRAVAVAMRDGPEAGLAIIDAILARGDLADYHLAHSARGELLCRAGEKEAAIAALTRAAELTQQEAEKRLLNTKIERLRT